A single window of Dermacentor albipictus isolate Rhodes 1998 colony chromosome 1, USDA_Dalb.pri_finalv2, whole genome shotgun sequence DNA harbors:
- the LOC139054504 gene encoding uncharacterized protein: MCSAVVSAQAARKPPKKKRRWWVRPCLRSREVAGHASRLLPELHAHDEEYYRDFLRMPPSTFDALRELLRPSFTKENTNYRPAVSAHDRLAMNVRFLATGETQRDKSYNFLVARSTICGIVSSVYDALWTVLKPIYLQHPQGADEWLKVSAEFEERWNMLHCVGAIDRKHVNVECPANSGTLDHNYKGSFIKSLLAVCDAQCRFLYVEIGHSGSESDGGIFSRSTLQKEIAGGPLGLPPPRHVGSEGLLPYFLVGDEAFPLKEYMMRPYPRRSVK, encoded by the exons ATGTGCTCAGCCGTGGTGTCAGCCCAGGCAGCGCGGAAGCCTCCGAAAAAAAAGCGACGCTGGTGGGTGCGCCCGTGCCTCCGTTCCCGAGAAGTGGCCGGTCACGCAAGCCGCCTCCTGCCCGAACTCCACGCGCATGACGAGGAGTATTATCGAGA CTTCCTTCGAATGCCGCCCAGCACATTCGACGCGTTGCGGGAATTGCTGCGCCCCAGCTTCACGAAGGAAAACACCAACTACAGGCCTGCAGTCTCGGCTCATGATCGCCTAGCCATGAACGTCAG GTTCTTGGCTACAGGAGAGACACAGCGGGACAAGTCATACAACTTCCTGGTGGCCAGGTCCACTATATGCGGCATTGTGTCATCAGTGTACGACGCTCTGTGGACTGTGTTGAAGCCAATCTATCTTCAGCATCCGCAAGGCGCTGATGAATGGCTCAAG GTATCCGCAGAGTTTGAGGAGCGGTGGAACATGCTACACTGCGTCGGGGCCATTGATCGGAAACACGTGAACGTCGAGTGCCCCGCGAATTCTGGAACCCTTGACCACAACTACAAGGGTTCCTTCATCAAATCGCTCCTTGCTGTTTGCGATGCACAATGCAG GTTCCTGTACGTGGAAATTGGCCACAGCGGCAGCGAGAGCGACGGCGGCATTTTTTCGAGGTCCACCCTGCAGAAAGAGATTGCCGGAGGGCCACTAGGGCTGCCACCGCCAAGACATGTTGGGAGTGAggggcttctcccatacttcctTGTTGGCGATGAGGCCTTCCCGCTCAAGGAATACATGATGCGGCCATACCCAAGACGGA GCGTGAAATAA